GGGCACGTGATCATCTCGGATCACGCGACCACCGGCGACGGGACGCTGACGGGGCTGCTGCTGGCGGCTCGGGTCGCGCAGACCGGTCGTACGCTGCGGGATCTCGCGGGGGTGATGGTGCGGTTGCCGCAGGTGCTGGTGAATGTGCCTGATGTCGACCGGACCCGGGTGGGTTCTTCGGCGGAGCTGGCGGCTGCGGTTGCCGAGGCCGAGCGGGAACTCGGGGCTACGGGGCGGGTGTTGTTGCGGCCTTCCGGGACCGAGCCGTTGGTTCGGGTGATGGTCGAGGCGGCGGATATCGATCAGGCTCGGTCCGTGGCTGGGCGGTTGGCGGATGTGGTGAAGTCGGCGCTTGGGTAGTCGGCGGGGCCGGGTTCGGGGCGGGGGATCTGTTTCGTTGCGGGCTGCGGGTTCGTTGTGGCTTGTCGCGCAGTTCCCCGCGCCCCTAACGGGCGCTTCTCCACAGCCATTTCTGGGCCAGCAGGGTGAGGGTGGCGGCCAGGACGATGCCCAGGAGGTTCAGCAGGAGCTGGATGGTGGAGCCCGTGGTCTGGTTGGTGTCGCCGTAGCTCAGGGCCACTGCCGCGTTCGCGGCGGCCGGGATCGTCGTCACGGAGATGGCGACGCCTACCAGGGCGCCGGACTTCGCCGACGTCAGGGAGAGGGTGCCGGCGATGCCGGCCAGGACCGCCACGACGAAGGAGAACCAGTCGTAGGCGTAGACGAAGCCCGTGTTCGGGCGGTCCGCCTCCAGTTTGGTCTCGGTGAACAGGCCTACGGCGTCCATGAAGACGCTGAAACCGACCGTCACCGCCATCGCCGCCGCGAAGCCCACCAGCAGGGCGATCAGGGAGCGGGCTGCCAGTCTCGGGTGGCGTTGGACGAGGGCGGTGCTCAGACCGGCGAGGGGACCGAACTCCGGGCCCACCGCCATCGCGCCGACGATCAGGATCGCGTTGTCGAGGACCACACCGCAGGCCGCGATCATCGTGGCGAGCGTGATGAAGGCGACGTACGTGATCGACAGCGTCGACTCCTCGTGCGTCGCGTCCGTGAGGTGCTCCCACAGGACGGCGTCCGCGCCCTCGCCGGGTGCGTCCTTCTCCGCCTTGTCGGCGCGCTCCGAGAGCGACAGGTCGATGTTCTCCACGGCGATCGAACCGGTCACGTCCAGGTCCAACTCCCGCAGCCCGGCGATGAGTTCGTCGCCCGCCTCCCGGGCCACGTCGCACATCACGACGTCCCCGGCGGGGTTGCGGGCGGCGCCGGGGAGGACGACGAGGTGGGTGGTGCCGACCGTCTTCCCGATCAGCTGGACCACGTCGTCCGTTCTGTCGGCCGGGGTGATGAGGCGTAGGTGGAGCATGGGGGCAGGGTAACCGGGCCGTGTGCGGCGCGGGTTGTGGCGGGGCCCGGTTACAGCTTCCGCAGGCTGAGCCGCTGCACCTTGTGGTCCGGGCCCTTGCGGATGATGAGGGTGGCGCGGCCCCGGGTGGGGGCCACGTTCTCCAGGAGGTTCACCTTGTTGATGGTGCGCCAGGTGGTGCGGGCGTAGTCCAGGGCCTCCTCCTCCGACACCTGCGTGTACTTGCGGAAGTACGAGGACGGGTTCTGGAACGCCGTCTCGCGCAGCCGTCGGAAGCGGTTGAGGTACCAGCGCTCGATGTCCTCGGGGCGGGCGTCGACGTACACGCTGAAGTCGAAGTAGTCGGCGAGGCCGACGCGGGTGCGGCCGTCGCTGCCGGGGAGGGCGGGCTGGAGGACGTTCAGGCCCTCGACGATCAGGATGTCGGGGCGGCGGACCGTGAGTTTCTTGTCGGGGACGATGTCGTAGATGAGGTGGGAGTAGACGGGGGCCGTGACCTCGTCCTTCCCGGCCTTGATGTCCGCGACGAAGCGGGTGAGGGCCCGGCGGTCGTACGACTCGGGGAAACCCTTCCGGGACATCAGGCCACGGGACGTCAGCTCCTCGGTGGGGAGCAGGAAGCCGTCCGTGGTCACCAGTTCGACGCGCGGGTGTTCGGGCCAGCGGGAGAGCAGCGCCTGGAGGAGCCGGGCGACGGTCGACTTGCCCACCGCCACCGAGCCGGCGACTCCTATGACGAACGGGGTGCCGGTCTGGGCGCCCTGTTCGCCCAGGAAGGTGTTCAGGGCACCTCTGAGGCCGTCCGTGGCGCCGATGTACAGGTTGAGGAGGCGGGAGAGCGGGAGGTAGATGTCGCGCACCTCGTCGAGGTCGATGACATCGCCCAGACCGCGCAGCTTCTCGACCTCCTCGGC
The DNA window shown above is from Streptomyces sp. NBC_01451 and carries:
- a CDS encoding DUF389 domain-containing protein; this encodes MLHLRLITPADRTDDVVQLIGKTVGTTHLVVLPGAARNPAGDVVMCDVAREAGDELIAGLRELDLDVTGSIAVENIDLSLSERADKAEKDAPGEGADAVLWEHLTDATHEESTLSITYVAFITLATMIAACGVVLDNAILIVGAMAVGPEFGPLAGLSTALVQRHPRLAARSLIALLVGFAAAMAVTVGFSVFMDAVGLFTETKLEADRPNTGFVYAYDWFSFVVAVLAGIAGTLSLTSAKSGALVGVAISVTTIPAAANAAVALSYGDTNQTTGSTIQLLLNLLGIVLAATLTLLAQKWLWRSAR
- the coaA gene encoding type I pantothenate kinase; translation: MPRSAHRQRPEATPYVDLTRAEWSALRDKTPLPLTAEEVEKLRGLGDVIDLDEVRDIYLPLSRLLNLYIGATDGLRGALNTFLGEQGAQTGTPFVIGVAGSVAVGKSTVARLLQALLSRWPEHPRVELVTTDGFLLPTEELTSRGLMSRKGFPESYDRRALTRFVADIKAGKDEVTAPVYSHLIYDIVPDKKLTVRRPDILIVEGLNVLQPALPGSDGRTRVGLADYFDFSVYVDARPEDIERWYLNRFRRLRETAFQNPSSYFRKYTQVSEEEALDYARTTWRTINKVNLLENVAPTRGRATLIIRKGPDHKVQRLSLRKL